Proteins found in one Planctomycetaceae bacterium genomic segment:
- the def gene encoding peptide deformylase yields MTSAEKIRSADLPALKLIHYPDPRLREVSTPIDAVDDAVRALAQRMAAILSRASGVGLAGCQVGVTVRLFLAGVPDETGEGVMAYINPRIVEQSDPADDEEGCLSFPSIYTRIKRYNTVVLEAIDLEGRRFQQTAQGLMARCFQHECDHIDGRMIIDRMGSVARLAHRKALKQLEEDFAEL; encoded by the coding sequence GTGACTTCTGCTGAGAAAATTCGTTCCGCGGACCTGCCGGCGCTGAAACTCATTCACTATCCCGACCCGCGCCTGCGCGAAGTGTCCACCCCCATTGACGCCGTCGACGACGCCGTGCGAGCCTTGGCCCAGCGCATGGCCGCCATCCTGAGCAGGGCCTCCGGCGTGGGACTGGCCGGCTGCCAGGTCGGCGTGACGGTGCGGTTATTCCTGGCCGGCGTGCCCGACGAGACCGGCGAAGGCGTCATGGCCTACATCAACCCGCGCATCGTCGAGCAGAGCGATCCCGCCGATGACGAAGAAGGCTGCCTGAGCTTCCCCTCGATCTACACCCGCATCAAGCGATACAACACGGTCGTGCTCGAAGCGATCGACCTGGAAGGCCGCCGCTTCCAGCAGACCGCCCAGGGCCTCATGGCCCGCTGCTTCCAGCATGAATGCGATCACATCGACGGCCGCATGATCATCGACCGCATGGGCTCGGTCGCCAGGCTCGCCCATCGCAAAGCGCTCAAGCAACTCGAAGAAGATTTCGCAGAGCTTTGA
- the thiS gene encoding sulfur carrier protein ThiS yields the protein MRIMVNGEWTEQPEGLTMAALLERLDLEPLRVAVERNRRLVRRAEFAQTLLAADDQLEIVTLVGGG from the coding sequence ATGCGGATCATGGTCAACGGCGAATGGACGGAGCAGCCCGAGGGGCTGACGATGGCGGCGCTGCTGGAGCGGCTGGACCTTGAACCGCTGCGCGTGGCGGTCGAGCGCAACCGCCGCCTTGTCCGGCGGGCGGAGTTTGCACAAACCCTTTTGGCGGCCGACGACCAGCTCGAAATCGTCACCCTCGTCGGCGGTGGATAA
- a CDS encoding helicase C-terminal domain-containing protein yields MPRCGMALTVEQVLGPEGLIAQRLGGYEHRREQLEMAQGVAAALEARQHLIVEAGTGVGKSFAYLVPAILSACAGQDGDDKLRVIVSTYTIALQDQLITKDLPFLREVLPVTFTAELAKGRGNYLCFRRLATVVDGRDKLLTADEHEQLEALTQWAMGTDTGTLQEIDFDLDRSLWSRVCSDRSVCRGAKCSYNSKCFLAAARRRVQAADIVVVNHAMFFADLALRKAGGALLGDYDVVILDEAHTVETVVSDHFGQSVTSGAVQFLLRDLFDERTGRGLLALANDQATINAVVAADAAATEFFDALANYRGPAVASSGRIRDAGFITNPLTPALKELAEALKRATGSRKDETAFEIAGARDRAVELAGDIADIIDQAQGDHVYWVTLRETRGRTRRRAVTLASAPVNVAPIVRDLVFHEVKSAILTSATLATARAGKHGFDYIRSRLGLEEGRELLLASPFDFRRQAKLYIETGLGDVNDPAFVPAAARAIEHYVDLSQGRCFVLLTSYQMLNAIAAEIEPFCHEHEYQLLTQGGALSQQAMLRRFRGEARSVLLGTTSFWQGVDVAGDALQNVIIAKLPFAVPNEPIIEARIETIRLSGGNPFNSYQLPEAVIRFKQGFGRLIRSSVDTGFVVCLDHRIVSKPYGKAFIQALPDIAIVMDQWCKRGSSG; encoded by the coding sequence GTGCCACGTTGCGGCATGGCTTTGACCGTCGAGCAGGTTCTCGGTCCTGAGGGTCTGATCGCCCAGCGCCTGGGCGGCTACGAACACCGCCGCGAGCAGCTCGAGATGGCCCAGGGCGTCGCGGCGGCGCTGGAGGCCCGCCAGCACCTGATCGTCGAGGCCGGCACGGGCGTGGGCAAAAGCTTCGCCTATCTCGTCCCGGCGATCCTATCGGCCTGCGCCGGCCAGGACGGCGACGACAAGCTGCGCGTCATCGTCTCGACGTACACCATCGCCCTTCAGGACCAGCTCATCACCAAGGACCTGCCCTTCCTGCGCGAGGTGCTGCCGGTGACGTTCACCGCCGAGCTGGCCAAGGGGCGCGGCAACTACCTGTGCTTCCGCCGCCTGGCGACGGTTGTCGACGGACGCGACAAGCTGCTGACCGCCGACGAGCACGAGCAGCTCGAGGCCCTGACGCAGTGGGCGATGGGCACCGACACCGGGACGCTGCAGGAGATCGACTTCGATCTCGACCGCTCGCTGTGGAGCCGCGTCTGCTCCGACCGCAGCGTCTGCCGCGGCGCCAAGTGCTCGTACAACAGCAAGTGCTTCCTGGCCGCCGCGCGCCGCCGCGTGCAGGCGGCGGACATCGTCGTGGTCAATCACGCGATGTTCTTCGCCGACCTGGCCCTGCGCAAAGCCGGCGGCGCCCTGCTGGGCGACTACGACGTGGTCATCCTCGACGAAGCCCATACCGTCGAGACCGTCGTCAGCGACCACTTCGGACAGTCCGTCACCTCCGGGGCCGTCCAGTTCCTGCTGCGGGACCTCTTCGACGAACGCACCGGACGCGGCCTGCTGGCCCTGGCGAACGATCAGGCTACGATCAACGCCGTAGTGGCCGCCGACGCCGCGGCGACGGAGTTCTTCGACGCCCTGGCCAATTACCGCGGACCGGCGGTGGCCTCCAGCGGACGCATCCGGGACGCCGGGTTCATCACCAACCCCCTCACGCCGGCGCTGAAGGAACTGGCCGAGGCGCTCAAACGCGCCACGGGCTCTCGCAAAGACGAAACCGCCTTCGAGATCGCCGGCGCCCGCGACCGGGCCGTTGAACTGGCCGGCGACATCGCCGATATCATCGACCAGGCCCAGGGAGATCATGTCTACTGGGTGACGCTGCGCGAAACGCGAGGCCGCACGCGCCGCCGCGCCGTCACGCTGGCCTCGGCCCCGGTCAACGTCGCGCCGATCGTGCGCGACCTGGTCTTCCACGAGGTCAAGTCCGCCATCCTCACCAGCGCCACCCTGGCCACCGCCCGCGCGGGCAAGCACGGGTTCGACTACATCCGAAGCCGCCTGGGTCTCGAAGAGGGGCGCGAGCTGCTTCTGGCCAGCCCCTTCGACTTCCGTCGCCAGGCCAAGCTCTACATCGAAACGGGCCTGGGCGATGTCAACGATCCGGCCTTCGTGCCCGCCGCCGCCCGAGCCATCGAGCATTACGTCGACCTCTCGCAGGGCCGCTGCTTCGTGCTGCTGACGAGCTACCAGATGCTCAACGCCATCGCGGCCGAGATCGAACCGTTCTGCCACGAACACGAGTACCAGCTCCTGACCCAGGGCGGCGCGCTGTCGCAGCAGGCGATGCTGCGCCGCTTCCGCGGCGAGGCCCGCTCGGTGCTGCTGGGAACCACGAGCTTCTGGCAGGGCGTCGACGTCGCCGGCGACGCGCTGCAGAACGTCATCATCGCCAAGCTCCCCTTCGCCGTGCCCAATGAGCCGATCATCGAGGCCCGCATCGAGACCATCCGCCTCAGCGGCGGAAACCCGTTCAATTCCTATCAGCTTCCCGAGGCCGTCATCCGCTTCAAGCAAGGCTTCGGCCGACTGATCCGCTCCAGCGTCGACACCGGTTTCGTCGTCTGCCTGGACCATCGCATCGTCAGCAAGCCCTACGGCAAGGCGTTCATCCAGGCCCTGCCCGACATCGCCATCGTCATGGACCAGTGGTGCAAACGAGGGTCTTCGGGTTGA
- a CDS encoding transposase → MQIRGEKHRKLCQRWDVPYGVHYLTFSCYRRQPFFGSERTCRWFLECLDQARARQGFHLWAWVIMPEHVHALISIPNEAQISAILRSIKYPLARRAILWAKENRPDRMGSMEVIGPDGIVSYRFWQRGGGYDRNMRSTRDVHEKIRYIHNNPVRRELVRRPEDWPWSSWRANQTREDIPLRIDRETIPILVE, encoded by the coding sequence ATGCAGATACGTGGGGAAAAACATCGAAAACTGTGCCAGCGATGGGATGTGCCGTATGGGGTGCATTATCTGACGTTCTCATGTTATCGGCGGCAGCCGTTCTTCGGCAGCGAGAGAACGTGTCGGTGGTTCTTGGAGTGTCTGGATCAGGCGCGGGCGCGGCAGGGATTTCATCTGTGGGCGTGGGTCATCATGCCTGAGCATGTCCACGCCCTGATTTCTATCCCAAATGAGGCACAGATCAGCGCCATTCTCAGGTCGATCAAGTATCCCTTGGCGCGGCGGGCGATTTTGTGGGCCAAAGAAAACCGCCCGGACCGGATGGGTTCGATGGAAGTGATCGGACCGGACGGGATCGTCTCGTACCGGTTCTGGCAGCGCGGCGGGGGGTACGACCGGAACATGCGATCGACTCGCGATGTGCATGAGAAGATACGGTATATCCACAACAATCCGGTGCGGCGGGAGTTGGTCCGGCGGCCGGAGGATTGGCCCTGGTCAAGCTGGCGCGCCAATCAAACGAGAGAAGACATACCTCTGCGAATCGACCGCGAGACGATTCCAATCCTTGTTGAATAG
- a CDS encoding uroporphyrinogen decarboxylase family protein, giving the protein MIRQPLSRDEVIKAIEHRRPSRVPMMIHQWNWAGAFGERTAEVEAIQAEYPQDFFQIIPRMPNHWDDLANGGHIPGYSWMHTPPPAASGPAKGHDANVAITDWAMLDDMLAAWPDPNLPQMYEGAAEHLAANAGGRYTGIHWWFCLYERLWSLRGMENILCDFYLNPEPVHRLMDALTDFYCGVIRRGGELGVDCVYTTDDIGMQTGPMFGIDVFREFFKPRYQRMIKTAHDCGMHFWLHTCGDVRLFMEDFIEIGLDVIHPIQKYTMNEREVAERFGGRICFWTGMDVQQILPRGTPEDVRREVRFMIDTYDRPEGGCMVTAGNGITADVPVENLRAFYDETYNYGLTHRQR; this is encoded by the coding sequence ATGATTCGCCAACCGCTGTCGCGAGATGAAGTGATCAAGGCCATCGAGCACCGCCGCCCCAGCCGCGTGCCCATGATGATTCACCAGTGGAACTGGGCCGGGGCCTTCGGCGAGCGCACGGCCGAGGTCGAGGCCATCCAGGCCGAGTACCCGCAGGACTTCTTCCAGATCATCCCGCGCATGCCCAACCACTGGGACGATCTGGCCAACGGCGGCCACATCCCCGGGTATTCGTGGATGCACACGCCGCCGCCGGCGGCCTCCGGGCCGGCCAAAGGGCACGACGCCAACGTCGCGATCACCGACTGGGCGATGCTGGATGACATGCTGGCGGCCTGGCCGGACCCCAACCTGCCGCAGATGTACGAAGGCGCCGCCGAGCACCTGGCCGCCAACGCCGGCGGGCGGTACACGGGCATTCACTGGTGGTTCTGCCTGTACGAGCGGCTGTGGTCGCTGCGCGGGATGGAGAACATCCTCTGCGATTTCTATCTCAATCCTGAGCCGGTGCATCGGCTGATGGACGCCCTGACGGACTTCTACTGCGGCGTGATCCGCCGCGGGGGTGAGCTGGGCGTCGACTGCGTCTACACCACCGACGACATCGGCATGCAGACCGGGCCGATGTTCGGCATCGACGTCTTCCGCGAGTTCTTCAAGCCGCGCTACCAGCGCATGATCAAGACCGCCCACGACTGCGGGATGCACTTCTGGCTGCACACCTGCGGCGACGTGCGGCTGTTCATGGAAGACTTCATCGAGATCGGCCTGGACGTGATCCACCCGATCCAGAAGTACACGATGAACGAGCGCGAGGTCGCCGAGCGCTTCGGCGGGCGCATCTGTTTCTGGACGGGCATGGACGTGCAGCAGATTCTCCCGCGCGGAACGCCCGAGGACGTGCGCCGCGAGGTGCGGTTCATGATCGACACCTACGACCGCCCCGAAGGCGGCTGCATGGTTACCGCCGGCAACGGCATCACCGCCGACGTGCCGGTGGAGAATCTGCGGGCCTTCTATGATGAAACGTACAACTATGGCCTGACGCACCGGCAAAGGTAG
- a CDS encoding metallophosphoesterase, giving the protein MPKALLYHAGMRNLLILTSVLLLAAAALCTASPPATTTAPAAGGEFSLVVLPDTQIYAMKHPDIFHAQTKWIADNAAALNIKYVLHVGDITNDNVPAQWTVARAAMGRLDAKVPYALCVGNHDIGAGGTSRDRSTLMGRYFTLDQLKAAPTFGGVYDKEPAGVSNSFHTFEAAGKKWLVLALEFAPRDDVLRWAAEVAAAHKDHRAIVITHGYMYPDGLRYDQPLRQPYHTSRYRVGRDGNDGQQIWEKLVYPSENIRLVACGHVWTVGRRSDANAAGKTVHQMVVDYQTAPRGGEGYLRVIKFSRDGESADVYDYSPVLDKINPAPGASFHLDFTAAPQSKPQATSRPAISTTTRQTTGKH; this is encoded by the coding sequence TTGCCAAAAGCGCTCCTCTATCATGCAGGCATGCGAAACCTCCTGATCCTGACAAGCGTCCTGCTTCTTGCAGCCGCGGCGTTATGCACCGCTTCGCCACCGGCGACGACGACGGCGCCGGCGGCCGGCGGCGAGTTCTCGCTGGTCGTGCTGCCCGACACGCAGATCTATGCGATGAAGCATCCGGACATCTTCCACGCCCAGACGAAGTGGATCGCCGACAACGCGGCTGCGCTCAATATCAAGTACGTGCTGCACGTGGGCGACATCACCAACGACAACGTGCCTGCGCAGTGGACGGTCGCGCGGGCGGCGATGGGGCGGCTGGACGCCAAGGTGCCCTACGCCCTGTGCGTGGGCAATCACGACATCGGCGCCGGCGGCACCAGCCGCGACCGCAGCACGCTCATGGGCCGGTACTTCACGCTCGACCAGCTCAAGGCCGCCCCGACCTTCGGCGGCGTGTACGACAAGGAGCCCGCCGGCGTCTCGAACAGTTTTCACACCTTCGAAGCGGCGGGCAAGAAGTGGCTCGTGCTGGCGCTGGAGTTTGCCCCGCGCGACGACGTGCTGCGCTGGGCAGCCGAGGTCGCGGCCGCCCACAAGGACCACCGCGCCATCGTCATCACGCACGGGTACATGTATCCCGACGGGCTGCGCTACGACCAACCCCTGCGCCAACCGTACCACACCAGCCGCTATCGCGTCGGGCGCGACGGCAACGACGGCCAGCAGATATGGGAAAAGCTCGTGTATCCCAGCGAGAATATCCGCCTGGTCGCGTGCGGGCACGTGTGGACGGTTGGCCGCCGCAGCGACGCCAACGCCGCGGGCAAGACCGTTCACCAGATGGTGGTCGACTACCAGACCGCTCCGCGCGGCGGCGAAGGATATCTGCGCGTGATCAAGTTCTCGCGCGACGGCGAGTCGGCCGACGTGTACGACTACTCGCCCGTGCTGGACAAGATCAACCCCGCCCCCGGGGCGAGCTTTCATTTGGACTTCACCGCAGCGCCGCAGTCGAAACCCCAGGCCACGAGCCGACCGGCGATATCTACTACTACCAGGCAAACGACGGGAAAACATTGA
- a CDS encoding DUF1638 domain-containing protein, which yields MSVYKFIGCEIIYREACLLAARSVHQVDVEFLRKGLHDLERADMIARVQAAVDAADAEGRYEAILLGYARCNDGLVGLTARTRPLVIPRAHDCVTFFFGSRGAYQAYFDKHPGTYYMTTGWSERNVTPGEGYDRPAYDRQGVMGKLGLADDYEGMVAKYGKENADFILESLGDWTKNYSRFCYLQMDACDESAAIAKTRAEAAQRQWDFELLRGDWTLLEKLFAGRWDDDFTIVPPGRRLVARNDGSVLGVE from the coding sequence ATGAGCGTGTACAAATTCATCGGCTGTGAGATTATTTATCGCGAGGCGTGCCTGCTGGCGGCGCGGAGCGTTCACCAGGTCGACGTCGAGTTCCTGCGCAAGGGTCTGCACGACCTGGAGCGGGCCGACATGATCGCCCGCGTGCAGGCGGCGGTCGACGCCGCCGACGCCGAAGGGCGCTACGAGGCCATCCTGCTGGGCTACGCCCGCTGCAACGACGGGCTGGTCGGCCTGACCGCCCGCACGCGGCCGCTGGTGATCCCCCGCGCCCACGACTGCGTGACGTTCTTCTTTGGTTCGCGCGGGGCGTACCAGGCGTACTTCGACAAGCACCCCGGCACGTATTACATGACCACGGGGTGGTCGGAGCGAAACGTCACCCCGGGGGAAGGCTACGACCGCCCGGCGTACGATCGCCAGGGCGTGATGGGCAAGCTCGGGCTGGCCGACGACTACGAGGGCATGGTCGCCAAGTACGGCAAGGAAAACGCCGACTTCATCCTCGAAAGCCTGGGCGACTGGACGAAGAACTACAGCCGCTTCTGCTATCTGCAGATGGACGCGTGCGACGAATCGGCCGCCATCGCCAAGACCCGCGCCGAGGCGGCCCAGCGCCAGTGGGACTTCGAGCTGCTCCGGGGCGACTGGACGCTGCTGGAGAAGCTCTTTGCCGGGCGGTGGGACGACGATTTTACCATCGTGCCTCCCGGGCGGCGCCTCGTCGCCCGCAACGACGGCAGCGTGTTGGGCGTGGAATGA
- a CDS encoding thiazole synthase: protein MSITVPSLKIGPIEFASRLLVGTGKYTTYEQMAEALSESGCQVVTVAVRRERMSDAKGRNILDFIDPVQYTLLPNTAGCFSADDAVRTARLGRELLEGLGNRGSAWVKLEVLGDKKTLLPDPVGTLEALKELKADGFVVLCYTSDDPIMAQRLKDAGAAAVMPAGSPIGSGQGVLNPWSIRIILEQLKAGDESYPIIVDAGVGTASDVTVAMELGADGVLLNTGIAGAKDPLAMARAMRLAVESGYLAARAGRIPRKLYATASSPLEGVIGAKV from the coding sequence ATGAGCATCACAGTCCCGAGTCTGAAAATCGGCCCCATCGAGTTTGCCAGCCGCCTGCTGGTCGGCACGGGCAAGTATACCACGTACGAACAGATGGCCGAGGCGCTGTCCGAAAGCGGCTGCCAGGTCGTCACCGTGGCGGTGCGCCGCGAGCGTATGAGCGACGCCAAGGGGCGCAACATCCTGGACTTCATCGACCCCGTGCAATACACGCTGCTGCCCAACACGGCAGGGTGCTTCAGCGCCGACGACGCTGTCCGCACGGCGCGCCTCGGACGCGAGCTGCTCGAGGGCCTGGGCAATCGCGGCTCGGCGTGGGTCAAGCTCGAGGTCCTGGGCGACAAGAAGACGCTGCTGCCCGACCCCGTCGGAACGCTCGAGGCACTCAAGGAGCTCAAGGCCGACGGTTTTGTCGTGCTCTGCTACACCAGCGACGACCCGATCATGGCGCAGCGCCTCAAAGACGCCGGGGCCGCGGCGGTCATGCCGGCCGGCAGCCCCATCGGCTCGGGGCAGGGCGTGCTGAACCCCTGGAGCATCCGGATCATTCTCGAGCAGCTCAAGGCCGGCGACGAGAGCTACCCGATCATCGTCGACGCCGGCGTGGGCACGGCCAGCGACGTGACGGTGGCGATGGAGCTTGGCGCCGACGGCGTGCTGCTCAACACCGGCATCGCCGGGGCGAAAGACCCGCTGGCGATGGCGCGGGCGATGCGGCTGGCCGTCGAGAGCGGTTACCTTGCCGCCCGCGCGGGGCGGATCCCGCGGAAACTTTACGCGACGGCGTCTTCGCCGCTGGAAGGGGTCATCGGTGCAAAGGTTTGA
- a CDS encoding Gfo/Idh/MocA family oxidoreductase has protein sequence MKTLRVGFVGFGFIGKVHAYGYINLPLFYNLPVKAQITHVCTSSDKSAQAAAAQIGARYGVTDFRTITENPDVDVVHICTPNHLHREALLSAMAAGKHIYCDKPLTATLAEARQIEAALPAYTGTAQMTLQNRFFPATMRAKQLIDEGFVGRAIEFRAAYLHSGSVDEKAPLKWKLSAAAGGGVIADLGSHVLDLVHWLLGDYERVLAATTIAYPTRPSADDPSRQVTVDAEDSVMLLAKMAGGALGTIEASKIATGAEDEIRFEIHGTRGALRFNGMDPHHLEAYDLGAPDKPTGGLRGWTKIDTGQRYPAPASGLPGAKMAIGWTRAHMACLANFVSDILAGRPGDPGLRQGVYIQKLIDTVARSATAQQWTKV, from the coding sequence ATGAAAACGCTTCGAGTTGGGTTCGTGGGCTTCGGGTTCATCGGCAAAGTCCACGCATACGGGTACATCAACCTGCCGCTGTTCTACAACCTGCCCGTTAAGGCGCAGATCACGCATGTCTGCACCAGCAGCGACAAGAGCGCCCAAGCCGCCGCCGCCCAGATCGGCGCGCGCTACGGAGTGACGGACTTCCGGACCATCACGGAAAACCCCGACGTGGACGTGGTGCATATTTGCACGCCCAACCACCTCCACCGCGAGGCGCTGCTGTCGGCGATGGCCGCCGGCAAGCACATCTACTGCGACAAGCCCCTCACCGCCACGCTGGCCGAAGCGCGCCAGATCGAAGCGGCGCTGCCGGCCTACACGGGCACCGCCCAGATGACGCTGCAGAACCGGTTCTTTCCTGCGACGATGCGGGCCAAGCAGCTCATCGACGAAGGCTTTGTCGGCCGCGCGATCGAGTTCCGCGCCGCGTACCTGCACTCGGGCAGCGTGGACGAAAAAGCCCCGCTGAAGTGGAAGCTCTCCGCCGCCGCCGGCGGGGGGGTGATCGCCGACCTGGGCTCGCACGTGCTGGACCTGGTTCACTGGCTGCTGGGCGACTACGAGCGGGTGCTGGCGGCGACGACGATCGCCTACCCGACGCGGCCGTCAGCCGACGACCCTTCGCGCCAGGTGACGGTCGACGCCGAAGACAGCGTGATGCTGCTGGCGAAGATGGCCGGCGGCGCGCTGGGCACGATCGAAGCGAGCAAGATCGCCACCGGCGCCGAAGACGAAATCCGCTTCGAAATCCACGGCACCCGAGGCGCCCTGCGGTTCAACGGCATGGACCCTCACCACCTGGAAGCCTACGACCTGGGCGCGCCTGACAAACCCACCGGAGGCCTGCGCGGCTGGACGAAGATCGACACCGGCCAACGCTACCCTGCCCCCGCCAGCGGCCTGCCCGGCGCCAAAATGGCCATCGGCTGGACGCGCGCCCACATGGCCTGCCTGGCGAATTTCGTCAGCGACATCCTCGCCGGCCGCCCCGGCGATCCGGGCCTGCGGCAGGGAGTCTACATCCAGAAGTTGATCGACACCGTTGCCCGATCCGCCACCGCGCAGCAGTGGACAAAAGTCTAG
- a CDS encoding amidohydrolase family protein, with the protein MIEIKPVDRSFYQDRLAGFLPPKVIDIHTHVWPAQHAQGDTTGRTASWPMRVAAVCPVEDLLEMYRLMFPDKQVTPLIFGNPLVQGAIDEMNAYVAAAAAAHSLPALLLTRPEWTAEVVEEKIACGRFLGAKVYLSYAPASIAPGQIRIFDFLPHHQLELFDRHGWIVMLHIPRVDRLRDPLNLADLIEIERRYPRVRLIVAHVGRAYCPEDVGNAFDVLSDTQHMCFDISANTNAEVFERLLAAVGPRRVLFGSDMPITRMRMRRICQDGRYVNIIPRGLYGDVSADKHMREADGDEAARLTLFLYEEINAFRRAAEAQGLSAGDVRDVFYNNARRMIAAAGEDSQ; encoded by the coding sequence ATGATCGAGATCAAACCAGTTGACCGCAGTTTTTATCAAGACCGCCTGGCCGGGTTTCTCCCGCCCAAGGTGATCGACATCCACACGCACGTCTGGCCGGCGCAGCACGCTCAGGGGGACACCACCGGCCGCACGGCGTCGTGGCCGATGCGCGTCGCGGCGGTCTGCCCCGTCGAGGACCTGCTGGAGATGTACCGGCTGATGTTCCCCGACAAGCAGGTCACGCCGTTGATCTTCGGCAACCCGCTGGTGCAGGGCGCCATCGACGAGATGAATGCGTACGTCGCCGCGGCGGCGGCAGCCCATTCGCTGCCGGCGCTGCTGCTGACGAGGCCCGAGTGGACCGCCGAGGTGGTCGAAGAGAAGATCGCCTGCGGACGGTTTCTCGGGGCCAAGGTCTATCTCAGCTATGCGCCGGCGTCGATCGCGCCGGGGCAGATCCGCATTTTCGACTTCCTGCCGCATCACCAGCTCGAGCTGTTCGACCGCCACGGGTGGATCGTCATGCTGCATATCCCGCGGGTCGACCGCCTGCGCGACCCGCTGAACCTGGCCGACCTGATCGAGATCGAGCGGCGCTACCCGCGCGTGCGGTTGATCGTCGCCCACGTCGGTCGGGCGTACTGCCCCGAAGACGTCGGCAACGCCTTTGACGTGCTCTCGGATACGCAGCACATGTGCTTCGACATCTCGGCCAACACCAACGCCGAGGTGTTCGAGCGGCTGCTGGCGGCGGTCGGGCCGCGGCGCGTGCTGTTCGGCTCCGACATGCCCATCACGCGCATGCGCATGCGGCGCATCTGCCAGGACGGGCGATACGTCAACATCATCCCGCGCGGGCTCTACGGCGACGTGTCGGCCGACAAGCACATGCGCGAGGCCGACGGCGACGAGGCTGCCCGCCTGACGCTGTTTCTGTACGAAGAGATCAACGCCTTCCGCCGCGCCGCCGAGGCGCAGGGGCTCTCGGCTGGCGACGTGCGGGACGTGTTCTACAACAACGCCCGGCGGATGATCGCCGCCGCCGGAGAGGACAGCCAATGA
- a CDS encoding peptidoglycan recognition family protein: MVEPRTVKTLLALLISMTSGALLLWMMSGDPLPPGEIAAVVVAPQPPVLDAKLLDTDAPMLPSRWRHIVIHSSPSVESDIARRCHFVVVESSNGTAVHASALWKRQAAGLGVAGQPASFNAETISVCLIGDFSKVAPGPEQYKALVALTQLLQGAPLNINHSHVYLRCELDGSDAPGLAFPVESFTKQLIP; this comes from the coding sequence ATGGTAGAACCACGTACAGTCAAAACGCTGCTGGCGCTGCTGATCTCCATGACAAGCGGCGCGTTGTTGCTTTGGATGATGAGCGGCGACCCGCTCCCGCCGGGAGAGATTGCCGCCGTCGTCGTAGCGCCTCAGCCGCCCGTGCTCGATGCGAAACTGCTGGACACCGACGCCCCCATGCTCCCCTCGCGATGGCGCCACATCGTCATCCATTCCTCCCCCTCCGTCGAGAGCGACATCGCCCGCCGATGCCACTTCGTCGTCGTTGAATCTTCCAACGGAACGGCCGTCCATGCCTCGGCGTTGTGGAAACGCCAGGCCGCCGGATTGGGCGTCGCGGGTCAGCCTGCCTCGTTCAACGCCGAAACCATCAGCGTCTGCCTGATCGGCGACTTCTCGAAAGTCGCCCCCGGTCCCGAGCAGTACAAGGCCCTGGTCGCCCTGACCCAACTGCTGCAGGGTGCGCCGCTGAACATCAATCACAGCCACGTCTACCTCCGCTGCGAACTTGACGGCAGCGACGCCCCCGGTCTGGCGTTCCCCGTCGAGTCATTCACCAAACAGTTGATACCGTAA